One stretch of Psilocybe cubensis strain MGC-MH-2018 chromosome 6, whole genome shotgun sequence DNA includes these proteins:
- a CDS encoding Short-chain dehydrogenase: protein MGHVISAATTEGFPPKPKWGVGDIPDLTGKVIIVTGGAAGIGKETSKALLNHNAKVYIAARNETLVRKAIEELKSETDKEALFIKLDLADLKSVRAAAQEFQSKEPELHVLFNNAGVMVPPIEAVTAQGYDLQFGTNVLGHFYFTKLLMPQLIAGSKTSGDGKARIVTTSSSASVLVRSINFNTIIDTPARKKRSNWMLYGESKLGSIVLANELAARYGDQGIVSTSMNPGNLNSELQRHLKGLEGFLVSKFLYPVPMGALAQLYAGTSPEGVNFNGKYLIPWGRIGKNHPFGQNVAARRKVWDWLEEQVAKFEASS, encoded by the exons ATGGGCCACGTTATCTCTGCAGCTACCACTGAAGGCTTCCcacccaagcccaagtggGGCGTCGGTGACATTCCTGACCTGACCGGCAAAGTAATCATCGTCACTGGCGGTGCCGCTGGAATTGGCAAGGAAACCTCGAAG GCGCTCTTGAACCACAACGCAAAAGTGTACATTGCCGCCCGCAATGAAACTCTTGTACGAAAAGCTATAGAAGAGCTGAAGTCCGAGACGGACAAGGAGGCCCTCTTCATCAAACTAGACCTTGCTGACCTCAAGTCAGTCAGAGCTGCTGCTCAGGAATTCCAATC TAAGGAGCCAGAGCTTCATGTTCTTTTTAACAATGC CGGAGTCATGGTACCTCCCATTGAGGCTGTCACAGCTCAAGGATACGATCTCCAATTTGGCACAAACGTCCTCG GCCACTTCTATTTCACCAAGCTGCTCATGCCTCAGCTCATTGCTGGTTCCAAAACAAGCGGCGATGGAAAGGCCAGAATTGTCACCACCTCTTCCTCCGCTAGTGTTCTTGTTAGATCGATCAACTTCAACACTATCATTGACACTCCCGCACGGAAAAAGAGATCGAACTGGATGCTTTACGGAGAGAGCAAGCTT GGAAGCATCGTTTTGGCTAACGAACTGGCTGCGAGATATGGGGACCAGGGAATCGTATCCACTTCCATGAACCCAGGAAACTTGAACTCAGAGCTCCAACGACATTTGAAAGGGCTTGAAGGATTCCTTGTG TCGAAGTTCCTGTACCCCGTGCCCATGGGTGCCCTGGCGCAATTGTACGCCGGAACCTCGCCTGAAGGCGTCAATTTCAACGGCAAG TACCTTATTCCATGGGGACGTATCGGCAAAAACCACCCTTTCGGTCAGAATGTTGCTGCGCGTAGGAAAGTGTGGGACTGGCTTGAAGAGCAGGTCGCGAAGTTCGAGGCGTCCTCTTAA